In Betta splendens chromosome 22, fBetSpl5.4, whole genome shotgun sequence, the following proteins share a genomic window:
- the ehd4 gene encoding EH domain-containing protein 4, with the protein MFSWVRQEQGGRNKEGEMYETVTEGLQSLYTKKLLPLEDTYLFHDFHSPALEPADFQSKPMVLLVGQYSTGKTTFIRYLLEQDFPGMRIGPEPTTDGFIAVMYGENEGVVPGNALVVDPKKPFRKLNAFGNSFLNRFICSQMPNQVLQSISIIDTPGILSGEKQRISRGYDFAEVLRWFGERVDRIILLFDAHKLDISDEFSEAIKALKGQDDKIRVVLNKADQVDTQQLMRVYGALMWSLGKVINTPEVVRVYLGSFWAKPLQNTENRRLFEAESQDLFRDIQSLPRNAALRKLNDLIKRARLAKVHAYIISYLKKEMPSLFGREKKKEELIMRLPEIYTILQREHHISPGDFPNVTKMQDMLQHYDFSKFPSLKIKLIESVDKMLATKIAVLMSMIREEESKQPPAMVSGGAFEGSQDGPFGQGYGEGISAGADAEDWIVSRDKHRYDEIFYTLMPINGKITGVNAKKEMMNSRLPNTVLGKIWKLADCDRDGMLDDEEFALAQHLIKIKLEGYELPTELPHHLVPPAHRKNSTADALYNHTED; encoded by the exons ATGTTCAGCTGggtcagacaggagcagggCGGCCGCAACAAAGAGGGCGAGATGTACGAGACGGTGACGGAGGGGCTGCAGAGCCTCTACACCAAgaagctgctgccgctggaggACACGTACCTCTTCCACGACTTCCACTCCCCGGCGCTGGAGCCCGCCGACTTCCAGAGCAAGCCcatggtgctgctggtgggccAGTACTCCACCGGGAAGACCACGTTCATCAG GTATCTCCTGGAGCAGGATTTTCCGGGGATGAGAATCGGCCCGGAGCCGACCACCGACGGCTTCATCGCTGTGATGTACGGTGAGAACGAGGGCGTTGTCCCCGGCAACGCTCTGGTGGTGGACCCCAAAAAACCCTTCCGGAAGCTCAACGCGTTCGGCAACTCGTTCCTCAACAG GTTCATCTGCTCTCAGATGCCCAACCAGGTCCTCcagagcatcagcatcatcgaCACGCCCGGCATCCTGTCAGGAGAGAAGCAGCGCATCAGCAGAG GTTATGATTTTGCTGAGGTCCTGCGCTGGTTTGGAGAGCGAGTGGACCGGATCATCTTACTGTTCGACGCTCACAAACTGGACATCTCTGACGAGTTCTCCGAGGCCATCAAGGCTCTGAAGGGACAAGACGACAAGATCCGGGTGGTCCTCAACAAGGCCGACCAG GTGGACACCCAGCAGCTGATGCGGGTGTACGGCGCCCTCATGTGGTCACTGGGGAAGGTGATTAATACTCCAGAGGTGGTGAGGGTTtacctgggctccttctgggcCAAACCGCTGCAGAACACGGAGAACAG GCGCCTGTTTGAAGCTGAATCCCAGGACCTCTTCCGGGACATCCAGAGTCTTCCGAGGAACGCTGCTCTCCGAAAACTCAATGACCTCATCAAAAGGGCTCGTCTGGCTAAG gtGCACGCTTACATCATCAGCTACCTGAAGAAGGAGATGCCGTCCCTGTTTGGGCgcgagaagaagaaggaggagctgatAATGAGGCTGCCAGAAATTTACACCATCCTGCAGAGAGAGCATCACATCAGCCCAGGAGACTTCCCGAACGTCACCAAGATGCAG GACATGCTGCAACACTATGACTTCAGTAAGTTCCCATCACTGAAGATCAAGTTGATCGAGTCTGTCGATAAGATGTTGGCCACAAAGATTGCTGTCCTGATGTCCATGATCCGGGAGGAGGAATCCAAGCAGCCTCCAGCCATGGTGTCCGGCGGTGCATTCGAGGGTTCCCAGGACGGGCCCTTCGGTCAGGGCTACGGTGAGGGCATCAGCGCCGGGGCCGACGCCGAGGACTGGATCGTAAGCCGTGACAAGCACCGCTACGACGAGATCTTCTACACACTGATGCCCATCAACGGAAAGATCACCGGCGTCAACGCCAAGAAGGAGATGATGAACTCGCGGCTGCCCAACACCGTGCTGGGGAAGATCTGGAAGCTGGCCGACTGCGACCGGGACGGCATGCTGGACGACGAGGAGTTTGCCCTCGCCCAGCACCTCATCAAGATCAAACTGGAGGGCTACGAGCTGCCCACTGAGCTCCCCCACCACCTGGTGCCCCCAGCCCATCGTAAAAACTCCACCGCAGACGCCCTGTACAACCACACCGAGGACTAG